TGTGTTTGAATAAAGAACCAACGTATGTATTTCCCTCCATTTTCCTGCAACCTTCAAAAAAGAACAACTAAAATTGCCCACTAGCTTCTGTAAAAGTTATTTGCTGCACATATATATAGCTAGTATCCAGCGATTCTATTCCAATTCATTTGATAAGCAAAACTTGATAGATGGATAGGCAAGCACAAAAGATTTTAGAAGTAACAGTTGTCTCAGCTGAGGATTTACGTCGTAATAGCCGGTGGGTTAAAAATACACTTGTAGTTGTACAAACAGATTATTCCACCAATCATCGTTCTACGAGTATCGATACCGAGGGTGGTAGCTACCCTTCATGGAATGAGAAGATAGAGTTGCCATTATACCACAATGTCCGATTTATCAGAGTGGAGGCTCAGTATAAAACCAGTTCTGGTGCAAAAATGATGGGAGAAGCAAAGATTCCAATTTCTGATTTCTTGGGAAGTTATTTCCCTCCTTTTTATTTACATTTCTTAAGTTATAGGCTGAGGGATCGTGCTGGCGAGCCTAACGGTATTATTAATCTCTCGATTCGAGTAGTCGAACCACCACAACGATATCCTGGTGGAATTGCCATAGGATACCCAGTGTCATATGGGTCTAAGGTCTAAAGTTATGTGAATTACATCTATTttggattcatttttttttttttaattgtgtttGGTTGAATTGTAAAGACATGAAAATTAAAGTTTGGGAAAATGGGTTAGTTCAAAACCCCGTGATATTAATGatataaaatgttgaatttatgttTCCTTCTGGTGTGACAATGTTGAAAGTAGGAAGTTGCATGAAAATGGCTGTTCAGCCTACTCCAACGACATAATACTAAGCTACATCAACTcagcaaccagttgttttcgcgagttttatttctttttgaagagGCGTGATATATATGAGAATTAGAGCGCCAAAGGTAGTAGTAAAACCATTATAGAACCTAGAAGGGTCACCTCTCTTCCTCCCTCAGCAAGAACTAATTCGTCAATTCTCTGCAACGAGTGTGTATGTGGTCCATATTTCCCCAACTACCTTGCAACGAAAGAAAGCAACATATGCTCAGCATCATCCTCATTTTGCATAAAATATAGATAAAACGCGGATGCCATGTTAAGTATTATGAGTTGTAGGCTAACATGATATCGACATAAAAGACACGCTGAGAGGAAGATGACACGAAAGACAACGATCTTTCAGAGAATTAGAGGCGGAAAAAATGAATCGAGCCAAATTTTATGTATTGGGTTTGGGCCTCTCTGCCATGATCAACCTACCATTGCTGGCTTCACGAAAGtagaaacaaaaaaaagattATTTAGCTTTTGAAGTAAGGCGTCGACataatgttctttttttttttaggtaaaCAAACATTGAGAGCCAGTTGACAAGTCGGGGACATCAAAACGGACTTGCCAGCTCCATTCCTCCTCTCGAGTAGTAACATGAGAAACAGACTCAAAAAAAACAATTTAGCAGTCACTTCAAGTCCTTAGATTCTTCCAACGTACAAGTAAATTAGGTTAAAACAAGCTGGTGTCCGGATGGTTCTTGTAGTTGCAAGTTTCCTCACAACCACACTCAATTATAACTATAATCTATATTAGATAATCATCATTAAACTCTCCATTGATTTGTCAAGACTTAAGTCGGTTTACAAGATGGATACAAGTATTAAAACAATCTTACTTGCtcctagatttactttctctctccggATTTCATATCTAACACTTATTCTCCGAACCCTTCCACCAGTAATAACCTATCCTCTttatataagatcttacatagtggatgacagctaagagatcctttatttttggaatctctATGCGATACACTCGCTCATGTACAATAACTCGTTCTCGCACAGACCAtacttcgcacagatcttcacactttactcgtgactttgatGACATCATCCATTACGTCATCTCAACCTTGCTGTGTGCGATCTCCCTCGTTTAAATTATATAGTCTTCACTTCGCATACTTACTAACATATGCGATATCTCACTCCTACATTCTGCCTCTTCTCGTTTCGCTTATTCTACAGGGTGAACGATATGAGAAACTCCCACCCTATATTATTGCATATGCTTGTCTTTTCAAATTTTGCTTTGCCGACAATTTTTCGAAATTCCGTCTTCCCTTGTTTACGCGTGTCTTTTTAACCATTCATTTTTTGACACGTCTTTTTAACCGCTTGTTTCTATCTATTCATTTTCTCGCATTAATGAGAAGAACTTTTGAAAAATGGGACATACTTTCCCTATATATCTTCCTTtatattcttcttcattctttttatttcttttactctTTTTCGTCTTCTCTGCTACTGTTCTTTATCAAAcaacctccattcccattctttaatggctcctgctggtaaaaagatggagacATAATTTACAAAATTAAAGGACGAACTTCATTCGAAAACTTATAGACTTTCTCTTCCTCCATCAACTGATTATTCCTCCAAACTTAACTTTGATTTGATCAACTCTGAACAGTGGAGTAAGAGAGTCATTGTTTCATTATGGAAACTTCAAATTCTTCCAATTCCCTTTATAACCCTGAAATTCCTCTTTTCTATAAAATTCTTGCTGATGAGAGATTCGCACGGGGAATATTTCAACTGAGTGGTGATGCGATTAGAATAGCATTAGAATATTCTCGTCGCACAACTGGATTAGAGTCCTCTTACCCTTATGAGGTCCGAAACAAATTGTATTGTGATAAAGTTATTGATCCCACTGAatatactcttgataatttcttcaaTCATTACTATGTTGGGATTATGAAAAGTAATTCAACTAAATGGGCCGTTCGCTTAAGAAGAAAAGACGGCGTTGCTGAAGATAACAGAATCATGCGAGACGTTGACTGGAATGACAAATCCAATAACAGTTCTCGCAGATCTAATGATTCAAGTTGGCTTAATTTTCCCACTATTTTAGAAGGTCCCTACATTTCTGGTAAAGCTGATGATGGTTCTGATCTTCCGCTTCCCGATAATCTTTCTTCTTATCAACCTTGGAAGTTCGCATTGTCCGAGAGTGAGACAAAGAAAGTGGTATGTAATTTTCGCATAAGTATTCTCAATTTCGCATaacctttctttcaatttcttatttCCTGTATTTTTCTCTGCAGGCTGCTAAGAAGGCCAAAATTTCACATGATGCATCACCTTCGCAGAATAAGAAAGTAAGAAACATCCTTTTTAATTTtgacaatattgttgcctctgtttcttatcttggtTATTCGCGTATGTGAAATCTTTGGGTGATAAGACTTTGGGCAAGGGTAAGAGCATTCTGAAGAAAACCATGTCTAAGTCTTCATCCAAAACGACTTCGTCCATGGATGATCTCTCTAAGAAGCGCAAAAGATATGATTCTTCCTCAAGTTCGGAATCCACTAATGATGACATTCTCGCTCCTGAagaagattcatcaattgattcTTATGCGAAAGAATTATCAAAACTTTTTTGTAGGGATATGTTGACTACTATTGATCATGAAGGATTCGATCGTGCCTTTAAAATAGTCTCAAATGTATGTATCACTCCTAACTTGGAGGATCCATCTCTTAGTGGATTTGCCTCTGCGATAAACTCATATCTCCAATTTACACTTAACGCTATGGTAATATTcgtaattttatttttaactttTCCTTAGTATCCCCTCCTTTTACTTATAATGCTTCTTTTACACCCTCGTAGGGAGCTCGTTTGTCTTACGCAATTTCTGTGGATTATGAAAGGAAGCTTCTCAAGCTGAAAAATGAGAATGCCAAACTTAAAGATGAGAACTCAACTAATTCTGAATTGATTCGCAAGGCTCGAGAAAGAAATAATGAACTTATTGGTATGTgattatcattttcttcatcattctTCTTTCATGCGATAATTCACACTTCTTATTTTATTATGTCCGTAGACTTGTATAACCTTTCAGATGAAGTAGCTAATCTCCCTGATGCTGAAATTCTCTTAGAGCATCTCAATTCTTCCCTAAATAATTATCCCGCTCAAGGATTTGAGAACCTTAGCTTGGAAGAATTAATGTTGAAATACGCTACCCTTAGGCAAAGCCATAGAAATGCATTAACCTCATTCAATAGCTTTAAACATCGTCTTTATGAAAGTAGAGAAACAATTCGAGTATTGGAAGCGAAGAAGAATAAACTTATTACTGAAAAATATGACATCACTCTTAATGGTGCGAAAGCACTAGAAAAGTTCCAAGAATCCATTATTGAAGTTAAGAAAGAACGTGATTCAGCTTTGAGCGAAAGGAACACATTATTGAAGAAAGAAATTCAATTCGATCTAAACTGCTTATAGAGAGTgaagctgaatttagttgggctgctagagttctgaatgatgctaggaataatttaggtgtaaatgtgagCCTTTATACTGAGCATTCCGCATTGGTCGCAGACAttgtttccaattatgaaggtcatttgttgttctttaacGCTTGTTCATACTTCAAGAATAACATCTTACGTCGTTTTAACTTGCTTGCTCATATTTCACAATGAAGGAGAAGGATTATCTTGAGAGAATTAGAGATTTAGAAACTCGCTTaactgctaaagaagaagaatcttctAATCGCAACTTCAGGTACCAGCAATTGAAGGAAAACTGGACCCGTATGGTTTCAAACAACAGCAATGACGCTAATCGCGCTCGTATAGCTGTTGTTAAACGAGTGTGCCTAGAGAATAATATCAATGTCTCGAAGTATAAGTTACCagagattcctgaaaatgtacctATTCCTGATATTATAATCAGTGATGGAGAAGATGAATATTCTGAAGAAGAAGTTAGTGATTTTGATGCTGAGCGagaagatgaaggaaatgaagattaatccttcatttttttcttgttacaaattcctttgttgtaaattcttctttctttttgtatatctTGAAGATATTAACTTTCATCCTTTTAATGCAAATCTTGTTGATGCTGAAAATATTATTTCTCGCATGTATATAAGACTATTAAATGGGGAAATTAACAtttcctttgcattcccattcttgcctcttgttaatTGACGCATCTTGATAGGCCAAGTATGATTTATATCATttatcataaacttcttcttgTGCGAACATTATCGCATTAACttcaatatttttttctcttaggtcttattttgtcttcctatgtaaaggtcttatgttgCCGTATTTCTGAGCGACGAGATCGCAGGTAGTCTTTACACtgtagtgtatcgacccattgatctcatcttacccttttcttgtattattacctcttcaggttttatcgcataaatatgacaagtcttaatactcccgtgagtaaaaagtctcatgacatttacatcttttgacacaattcagctccctaatggagggtgtcttcCTTATCTTCCCCTCTGATTTCCCCTttaaggaagcttacctctaccgggttaaggttatggctcttcccatccggtaattcaacaaccagttgatttcgcagtctcgcaTATACTACCGATGAGGTTTATGGTTGCAAGACTGCACCCtaggtggggtatcttcggaccaagtgcatcatagtcaggacttgtcaggagtggcaaggtacgctccagacgccccgggcactcttgactcaacccgggtacctcggcgccttgagagatactttctcaccttaggctctcaatctaagattattatcttagactgaaaatttaaggtatctctcccggatgggcattttcattttttctcaccccaaatctccacaactcaagttccagggtcggtgttgctttcccttgagtcatgctttctaGGTTTCTCTGACTATGACGTGCGGTAGGTCTTATTTTTACATATTcttttgcctcttgcatgtatgcgaactaggttgcacgccatatTCAGATTCCTAGtctatctgataataaatatcatttctgTTGCCTTATTTTAAAGTCTTATTTAAAGatttaactctttcttttttctttgacgTAATATCACtatatgaaatttgaatttttcaTTCCATATTTCCAATATTTGAGTTTTCACAACTCTAGTACAAAgatcttttattgtttttgtaTCGCATAAAGAAAAGCATGTGCATTTCTCATACTACTCTTTTTCTCTCCTTAAGCTTGCAAATGTTTTGCAGAATATTAGTTCTCTATGCAAGATTCTTAGAATCCTTTGTTTTTGTCTTGAAAATAGAACTTCTGCTGCATGCCTCCTTCTTCTATAGAAGCAATATATGATTCGCTTAGCACTGTTGTTCGCAGAAGATTCTGCTTCAGTATTCTGCTTATTTGTTTACAATTAACTTCTCAGCTTTAATTTCTGCAAAAGTTTGTGCATTACTCAACTTTATATGTTGCATCTACCATTAACTTCTCAGCTCTTTGACTCTCTGCGATACGTTGTTTCCAATTCCTTCGcttactttctctttcttctcactTATCAATGTCGATTTCTTCAGAGTTCCTACTTTAAATTGTATCTCCTTTGATTATTCCAATGCCATTAGGCAAAGGGAACTTTATGCATTGATGAAATATCGATGCCACCCCCAGTATATTGTGCAACCATGGTCTACCAATTAAAGCATTATAAGGTGATTCGACATCCACTACACAGAAAACAATGTTCGTTGATAGGTTCTGTAGGAGAATTCACATTGTCACTTCTCCTTTTGGCTTGTTCGCCGCTCCATTAAATCCATAAATTTTATATGTTGaaggaattaactcatcatctcTTCCGCCCGTAGTTTTGTATGTGTGATAGAAAAGGATATCAACAGAACTCCCAGTATCTATTAGTATTTTATTCATAGCCCATGTGTTTgcttcatcctcttcatcgtcctctactttcggatttggattaattcctaATCTTACCACCAATGGACATTCATGTGATTCTCCTCCGCCTGGTGTTTCTTCGTGCTGAATGAGATAACTTGTTTTTTCCACTCTTTTAATGGTGATACTTTCACAAGATTTAGGATCTCTTTGCCTTCAACATCTCTCGCATACACCCTACTtaagatattatcatggaaatCTTCTATATTCTTGAATGAATGTATAATCAAATTACACTACAAGTTCTTCGCTTTCACACCTACTTCAATTATATGTGCATTCTTTCCATTATCCACTTTATACTCATTTCcccttggtggtggtggtggaaaattCTTTGGTTGTGCTAAAAAATGGTTCAACTTTCCCTGTTCAATCATCCTTAATATGATTTTCCTTACATTTCTGCAGTTAGTTGTTGTGTGACCGTGAAATCTATGATATACACATAATTCTTTACTCCTCCTCCCTGGTGGTGGTTCGTCTCTTgcattatgtggttctggaataTCTTCCATTAGGATGGCAGCTTCCCATATCTTATCCACTGTGGTATTCaactttggcaaatttatctGCTCTCACACTATTcttccaaatttttttattataatgtgtTTGTGGACCTCCATAACTTCCTGGTTGAATCGTATCAGTACCTCCGCGATTTTGATGTTGCTTTTCAAACTCTGCTTGATCTTCACTACCCATGGCTACCAGTTTTTGTTCCATTTCTGCAACATTCCTTCCTTGATTCCCttgcgatgtactcgcaacagTATTTGTCAATCTTGGAAGTAAACTTACATTTCTACCCTTCACATCTGGTATTGCAACTGGGTACGACTCCACATCTCTTTGTTTCTCTTCAAGTGCTATGTACTCTTCTTGAACGCGCAATTCTGACATTGTTATCGTATCCTTTATCCGAAAGATTTGTGTATACAATAAATCTATAGAAAAGAGAGCATTGATAAATGCAAGAATAAGGGGTCGCTCATCTACTCGTCttcccatttcgctacacatggttctccagcgtgttgttagatgacgcaaagtctcatttgttcttctgcgaagtccgAATGCTGTCACAGTCCctggtcttgacatattattgCTGATGTATTGTCCTAAAAAGACTTTCTGTAAATGGTGAAATGACCCAATGGATTCTACTGGTAGCccttcaaaccatttcaaagcttcTCCGGCCAAGATCGCAGCAAAATATTTACACATGACTGCATcattattttcccattgcaatAGAGATCGAGTGTAGGCTTTCACATGTTGTATTGCATAAGAACTTGCATCAAATATACTAGTAAATACTGGTAAGCTGCACTTGGACGGTATCGTTGCCCTTTGGATTTGTCTTGTAAAAGGAGCTTTTACAgcttcttctactgcttcttctaattgtctccttccaccatttcttcGTGTAGTCATTATTTCTCTTAATTCTGCAATTTCTCTCAAAATTTATTCACTTAAGGTTTGATCTAAATCTTCtcgcattggtctttttaatcttgcttgcCTCAGtatattctcatgattattctgacTGATAGGACtagaagatgcctacaatattaaactgcaagtgcacagtatcgATATGCAACATCGGGCAAGCACacgtcgatccacagggacaaggtgggtgttgaGTTGAAACTATGGCCTTACGACAACTGATTCACTTTAAAAGATAACCAAACATGGGGTGttttgtgtcgatacgacaagattAAGATTGATTATACTAAACAAACAAGATTAGAACAAACACAGAGATAAACAATTATAGGAGAGGTACTAAGGCATTCGAATCCGCCACTTAACCTACATTAGATAATTCTGTTATCGAAGTTACTCTGGTCCTTTTAACGAACAACGATGAAGATTCGAGTCGACCGCATATTCAaggtgatctgaagatggataattaatcacaactaaagtattcatcctaaggATTAATTgtatgattaaagcacaactaatcaaaagataaatcgattcATTTAAGGATGAGTTGCATCACAACAACATATAATTATTCCAACTACCCAGGTTGCATATAaaaaacaaggtgaaagtaatatgttgtagtacaaagattaaatctaacCTTAAGaaattaagcacaacaagaacaaattcaTAACCAGAATTATCTGATATTAGATTAAGAGCTTCTTCTAATCCCTAGTTAGAAAATTAGAACATTATAAGAACTGGAAAATAAACCTAAATACTACTACTTGCTTGCACCGGCTAGTCCGGGCTTGAGTTTTACAAACAATTtgcatccctatttatacacaattccACTAAATTCCTATGTTATTTGATAATTGGAGAATAAACACTCACCCAAAATGCGTTTTCTAAGGAACCCCTTTTGGAATTAACTTTACATCTCCTTGATTTGATGTTTGATTTAGCTGTGAAGAAACCCTAGCCTTATCTCTGTCGATCCTAGCTTCTAAGGTTACTGATTTTGATAAGAGAGAAGCTAATATGGAGATAGAAAGAGACTAGGAGGTTAGGTTGATTGATTGCATAGGGTGGTTGATAGGGTGGATGTGCTTCAGAGTTGGTCGGGTGTGATTGATGGAGATGGGAAGGTTGTGAACTGATGTTTTGCAGagggtggagaagatgagaacGAAATGGGGAGGAGTATTTGGTTCTGCTCGATTAGGGGAAGGATATAGGATACTCGGGTGTGAGGTGGGAGTATCAAACGTTGATACGCAGTGTGGAGATTCCTTGGATGATGAGCATCTGTATCAAATCCGAAGGCTCAGACCTGAATAGGGATTGGGTCTTGGTTACCTGTATGGACTCTGGATTTTATATCTCAGACTGTGGAGATTTGTATGAAATAACATTTCCATTTCTTCTTTTCATGTGACTGCCAAGAATGCTCCACTGCCTCATTTATCATTTAACCATACGACTTTGCAAAAACAATCTCTAATTGAACCGACAGGTGGCAACACCCTTGTAACTCATCATTTTATCAATTCCTTGATCCAACAAATGCCTCCAAATTAATTTTCTTACGCTCCATTCACCGTCCCGCTGATCTCTTATTCATCATTTTCTCAACCCCTATAACACAATACAAAATGAGATTATTCCGACAAAATTACTCGCTAACGGACATATACACAATATACAAGATTTTGACATAAAATAGAACATTAAAACACTAGATATGTGATAAACAACAACGAAATGATCTAGATATATGCATTATAATGCACTGATCATTGACGTACTGCCTCTTGTATTTCgcattcttcagcttcttctcttcttcgcctaCAATTTTCTCTCTCAATGTTCATATCATTATGCACTCTATCATgcctctcttcttcatctcttctttgTTCTGTATCATCCATGCGATAACGTTCGCGTCGTCTTAATctattgtcatgattgttttgaCGTAACGCTTCCTCCAATTCtatctcttcaatttcttctcttcttctctgtcCATTTCTTTCATCTCTCGCACGTGTAATCTCCTCTTCGCGCTCATACTGATTCCTCACCATTTCTCTTCCATGTAACATCATCTACTCTTGTCTTGGATCATCTTCCTCTCTTTCAACATTATGATGTGTGCAACGAAGAAGCTCACGTGGATGTTCATATCGTTTATTTCCTCGATCTTGAATTGTACATCTTCTCTCTTGTTGATCCCGTGAATTGTTATGTTCTTGCGAATTTTCTTCAATAACTTCCATGCGATGTCTTTGCCTATCATTTTCACGgttagattgactttgttttgatGAACTTCTGCTTGACCTTGATCTTGACCTTGTAGCACTTCTTGATCTCTGTTCATGTAACCTAAGATTTTCTTCTCTCAGATCATCATTTTGACGAatcaaattcgcacgctcttcGTCATCTCTTCTCCGTTCTGCAATCAATCTTTTTCTAAGTTCTGCAATTGTCATATCTTCTTCATTTCCATAAATTCTTTCTGGCATTCCAGTCCTTTGGGTTTCTTCTCCAGTAGAACTTGTTTGCGAAGTATGAACACTCATTCTATCATAATTAATATCATTGTTCTGCTCTTGTTCGGGCTGAGGTTCATGTTGGAGTTCATTTTCTTGAGTTTCTTCTATTCTTTCCTCTTGGTgatcaagatttgtaattcttaTTCTCTCTGCGATTTTATTGCTCCTTCTATCCGTTGTTCCTTGCTCAATAGTAGATCCGATTCTCACCATCTTTAGTTTCAAAGAATTAAAAGTTTTCTCCACAATTTTCAGATCTTACTTTTTCCAAAATTCAATGGATTTACTAACATGATTTATCtatccctatttctagcgccaaaaatgtagttccAAGTTTCCTCACAACCACACTCCACTATAGCTATGATCCATATTAGGTAATCATCATTAAACTCTCCATTGATTTATCAAGACTTAAGTCGGTTTACAAGatggatacaagtattacaacaatcttacttgctcctagatttactttctctctcctgatttCCTATCTAACACTTACTCTCCGAATCCTTCCACCAGTAATAACCTCTCCTCTttatataagatcttacatagtggatgacagctaagagatcctttattttcagaatctttatgcgatacactcgctcatgtacaatcactcgttctcgcaccgatcttcacactttactcgtgactttgctgacatcatccattACATCATCCCAACCTTGCTTTGTGCGATCTCCCTCGTTTAAATTATATAGTCTTCACTTCGCATACTTACTAACATGTGCGATATCTCACTCATACATTTCTATTTACCACTTCCCCTGTAATTTAAATCACATGTATGGGTCGGGTGAGGTCCCCTACAAAGTCCACATGAAAAATAAGTGAAATCATATGCCGGACCGGTACTAGTAGTATGTCTTACACCAGAAAAAGTTGTTAAAGACATAACACCAAAGTACGTACCGAAGCAGAGTCAGTTTGAATGACTGAATGAATGAATGCGAGTTGCGAAAATGAATCTAGCTAGCTTTAACCTGTCGCTATCATGCGAGAGAGATAAGCGTGCACATTAcgagagagagggagagatgCACTGTTTATAACTTGTCACTTTCTTATTGgtctccttctctgcaaacaaatTAACTTTCAAGtttaaatttcttttcttttcttttcttttccagaGAAATATATTTGCAGGTATTGCATGCTGTGTATAGTGCTAGTCACGGAAAAGAAGACAGAGATAATGCAATGATATAGACAAATGCATTCAAACTCTAGCTATCTCTGCCATAGTCTGTCTATACCTTTCGATAtcggttttccattttttgtttcATCGTTATCCTCACAACTTTGTATGCAAAATAAGGCAAGGTACTtctgataaagaaaaagaagaaaacaaaataattattattACATACGAGACATTTTGAGAGTGATGGGATATATGAAACTGCATCAAAGCTGCCTCATTTTGCCATTTCTTGATCACAGATGAATTTCACTGTTCTATAACGTGTAGCAGTACAGTAATATTTGGCGTTAGTGTTTTGAACTCTATTTGTCTTCACTCTTTTACTTTATTCATAGAAACCagattctcttctttttttttcaaaacatttTTCTCACTTTCATTCATTCTCCCTAAACTCTATAGTCTCTATAGAGATACCCTATGATTCTCTGTATATATGTTTTACTTTGTTGGATATGGCTTGGATTTCATTTCCATGATTGACAGGTATGGTTCCGTTTGCTATTCGTCAAAAACCTACGCAGATGATAGCTCAGACTATATGCA
The nucleotide sequence above comes from Papaver somniferum cultivar HN1 chromosome 8, ASM357369v1, whole genome shotgun sequence. Encoded proteins:
- the LOC113302807 gene encoding BON1-associated protein 1-like, whose translation is MDRQAQKILEVTVVSAEDLRRNSRWVKNTLVVVQTDYSTNHRSTSIDTEGGSYPSWNEKIELPLYHNVRFIRVEAQYKTSSGAKMMGEAKIPISDFLGSYFPPFYLHFLSYRLRDRAGEPNGIINLSIRVVEPPQRYPGGIAIGYPVSYGSKV
- the LOC113305205 gene encoding uncharacterized protein LOC113305205, which codes for MTTRRNGGRRQLEEAVEEAVKAPFTRQIQRATIPSKCSLPVFTSIFDASSYAIQHVKAYTRSLLQWENNDAVMCKYFAAILAGEALKWFEGLPVESIGSFHHLQKVFLGQYISNNMSRPGTDTITMSELRVQEEYIALEEKQRDVESYPVAIPDVKGRNVSLLPRLTNTVASTSQGNQGRNVAEMEQKLVAMGSEDQAEFEKQHQNRGVDKIWEAAILMEDIPEPHNARDEPPPGRRSKELCVYHRFHGHTTTNCRNVRKIILRMIEQGKLNHFLAQPKNFPPPPPRGNEYKVDNGKNAHIIEVGVKAKNL
- the LOC113305207 gene encoding pre-mRNA-splicing factor 38B-like produces the protein MVRIGSTIEQGTTDRRSNKIAERIRITNLDHQEERIEETQENELQHEPQPEQEQNNDINYDRMSVHTSQTSSTGEETQRTGMPERIYGNEEDMTIAELRKRLIAERRRDDEERANLIRQNDDLREENLRLHEQRSRSATRSRSRSSRSSSKQSQSNRENDRQRHRMEVIEENSQEHNNSRDQQERRCTIQDRGNKRYEHPRELLRCTHHNVEREEDDPRQE